The following proteins come from a genomic window of Bubalus kerabau isolate K-KA32 ecotype Philippines breed swamp buffalo chromosome 20, PCC_UOA_SB_1v2, whole genome shotgun sequence:
- the PRR23E gene encoding proline-rich protein 23E, whose protein sequence is MGYPPPAASGPSIWVWGICSFDPLMGSQPSHLAPWTPRVFRYPVEPPPPYSSSPPTLGGDTPEPGAQRGWQPPPSSARLTAVGSPPRAASHVTMALEVLPSGGLPRSACGPQTTLQPRTLPSAPFPLCGPSAGTPRPPPPPPTLPGPPPPLLALICAWRPCPPVVRGRGVQ, encoded by the exons ATGGGGTACCCCCCTCCGGCTGCCTCAGGGCCTTCCATCTGGGTCTGGGGCATCTGCAGCTTTGACCCCCTCATGGGGAGCCAGCCCTCA CACTTGGCCCCCTGGACCCCCAGGGTGTTTCGTTACCCTGTggagcccccacccccatacTCCTCGTCCCCTCCAACTCTAGGTGGGGACACCCCCGAGCCCGGTGCCCAGCGGGGATGGCAGCCCCCGCCCAGCTCAGCCCGCCTGACTGCGGTGGGGAGCCCGCCCAGGGCTGCTTCCCACGTGACGATGGCACTGGAAGTCCTTCCCTCAGGAGGGCTGCCCAGGTCAGCATGTGGGCCCCAAACCACCCTGCAGCCCAGaactctgccctctgcccccttCCCCCTGTGTGGACCCTCAGCCGGAACCCCAcggcccccgcccccaccgcccaCCCTCCCGGGCCCGCCGCCGCCTCTTCTAGCTCTGATATGCGCTTGGAGACCATGCCCTCCGGTGGTTAGGGGCCGTGGGGTCCAATGA